From the genome of Chiroxiphia lanceolata isolate bChiLan1 chromosome W unlocalized genomic scaffold, bChiLan1.pri scaffold_46_arrow_ctg1, whole genome shotgun sequence:
caggtgtgtgtgtgtggggtcTCACCTGCCCAGGTGTGTCTGTATGGGGTCTCACCTGTCCAGGTGTCTGGGGGGGGTGTCACCTGTCCAGGTGTGTCTGGGAGGGTCTCACCTGTCCAGGTGTGTCTGGGAGGGTCTCAACTGTCCAGGTGTGTCTGGGAGGGGTCTCACCTGTCCAGGTGTGTCTGGGTGtgggtggggtctcacctgtccaggtgtgtgtgtgtgggggggtctcacctgccCAGGTGTGTGTctggggggggtctcacctgtccaggtgtgtgtgggggggtgtcTCACCTGcccaggtgtgtgtgggggCCTCACCTGCCCAGGTGTGTCTGGGAGGGTCTCACCTGCCCAGGTGTGTGTCtgggggggggtctcacctgtccaggtgtgtgtgggggggtgtcTCACCTGTCCAGGTGTGTCTGGGGGGTCTCACCTGCccaggggtgtgtgtgtggggggggtctcacctgtcCAGGTGTGTCTGGGAGGGTCTCACCTGCCCAGGTGTGTCTGGGGCGGTGTCTCACCTGTCCAGGTGTGTCTGGGGGTGTCTCACCTGTccaggtgtgtgggggggtgtgtcTCACCTGTCCAGGTGTGTCTGGGGGTGTCTCACCTGTCCAGGTGTGTGGGGGTCTCACctggggggggtctcacctgtccaggtgtgtgtgggggggggtctcacctgccCAGGTGTGCCCTCACCTGCTCCCGCAGCTCCTTCTCAGTTCCCTCCTGGGTCCTCACCTGCACCAGCAGCTCAAACACCTTCTGCCGCCAGCGCCTCACCtgggcggggggcggggcctccTGGGGGGGGAAGGACACacctgagaccccccaaaacacacctgggaacccccaaaacacacctgggaaccccccaaacacaccttggacccccaaaactcacctgggaacccccaaaacacacctgggaacccccaaaactcacctgggaACCCCCAAATACACCTGGGatccccaaaacacaccttggacccccaaaactcacctgagaacccccaaaactcacctgggaccccccaaatctcACGTGGGATCCCCCAAAATATACCTGGGATAccccaaaactcacctgggaacccccaaacacacctgggatccccaaaacacaccttggacccccaaaactcacctgggaACCCCCAAATCTCACCTGGGaacccccaaaactcacctgggaACCTCccaatcccccccccccaggggtccctgtgccaggtgtgtccccccaggtgtcccctgtccccctcaGGTGCtcccaggtgtccctgtcccccctcagGTGTCCCCCCAGGTGTCCTTGTCCctccccaggtgtgtcccacgtgtccctctcccccccccaggTTCCCCAGATGTCCCTGTCACCCCTCCaggtgtcccctgtcccctccaggtgcccccaggtgtgtcccacgtgtccctctcccccccccaggttccccaggtgtccctgtcacccctccaggtgtcccctgtcccctccaggtgcccccaggtgtgtccccaggtgtcccttGTCCCCCTTGTCCCAGGTGTCCCCGTCacccccccaggtgtcccctctccccccaggtgtccccaagtgtgtcccaggtgtcccctgtttcccccaggtgtgtcccaggtgtgtccctaGGTGTTcccctgtcccaggtgtgtcccaggtgtcctTGTcctccccaggtgtccccaggtgtgtcccaggtgtccccaggtgtgtcccaggtgtgtcccaggtgtccctgtcccccccaggtgtccccaggtgtgtcccaggtgtgtcccaggtgtccctgtTCCCCTCCAGGTGTCCCTCTTGTCCCAAGTGTCCCTTGTCaccccccaggtgtccccaggtgtgtcccaggtgtccccaggtgtgtccccagctgtccccaggtgtcccctgTCTCCCCCAGGTGTGTCTCCTctgtcccaggtgtccccaggtgtgtcccaggtgtccccaggtgtgtctcaggtgtgtcccctgtcccagctgtccccaggtgtgtccaggtgtgtcccaggtgtccccaggtgtccccaggtgtgtcccaggtgtccccaggtgtccccaggtgtgtccctgtcccccccaggtgtcccaggtgtccccacCTGTGGTTCCTGCAGGCTCAGGATCTGTCCCAGGGCGCTGAGCCGGGCCCGGAGCTGCACctgggggggaactggggggttactgggagcactgggagggaactgggaggcaactgggagcactgggagggaactgggagcactgggagggaactgggagcactggggggttactgggagggaactgggaggtaactgggaaataactgggagcactgggaggtaactgggaggtaactgggaggtaactgggagataactgggagcactgggaggtaactgggagataactgggagcactgggaggttactgggaggttactgggaggttactgggagcactgggaggtaactgggagcactgggagggaactgggaggtaactgggaggtaactgggagcactgggaggtaactgggagataactgggagcactgggaggttactgggaggttactgggaggttactgggagcactgggaggtaactgggagcactgggagggaactgggaggtaactgggaggtaactgggagcactgggaggttactgggagggaactgggagcactgggaggttactgggaggtaactgggaggtaactgggaggtaactgggaggttactgggagcactgggaggttactggaaggttactgggagcactgggaggtaactgggaggttactgggaggtaactgggaggtaactgggaggtaactgggaggttactgggagcactgggaggttactggaaggttactgggagcactgggaggtaactgggagcactgggaggtaACTGGGAGGTAACTGGTAGCACTGGGAAGTAACTGAGAAGTAACTGGGAGGTAACTGGGAGGTAACTGGGAGGTTACTGGGAGGTAACTGGGAGGTTACTGGGAGgtaactgggagcactgggaggtaactgggagataactgggagcactgggaggttACTGGGAGGTTACGGGGaggttactgggagcactgggaggtaactgggaggtaactgggagcactgggagggaactgggaggtaactgggaggtaactgggagcactgggagggaactgggaggtaactgggaggtaactgggagcactgggaggtaactgggagggaactgggaggtaactgggagcactgggaggttactgggagggaactgggaggtaactgggagggaactgggagcactgggagggaactgggaggtaactgggaggtaactgggagcactgggaggttactgggaggtaactgggagcactgggaggtaACTGGGAGGTAACTGGGAGGTTACTGGGAGGTTACTGGGAGGTTACTAGAaggttactgggagcactgggaggtaactgggaggtaactgggaggttactgggagcactgggaggttactggaaggttactgggagcactgggagaggaggtaactgggagggaactgggaggtaactgggaggttactgggagcactgggaggttactggaaggttactgggagcactgcgAGGtaactgggagggaactgggaggttactgggaggtaactgggagcactgggaggtaACTGGGAGGTAACTGGAAGGTAACAGGGAGgtaactgggagcactgggaggtaACTGGAAGGTAACTGGGAGGTAACTGGGAGGTTACTGGGAGGTAACTGGGAGCACTCACCTCCTCCGAGGGTGGCTCCACCCCCTTTTCTTGGCCACGCCCCTTCTTGGACTCAAGTTCCACCTCCATGGCTTGGCCCCGCCCCTTCTCTGCCACAAGCTCCGCCTCCAGAGCCTGGACACGCCCCCTCAGGGCCTCAAGCTCCGCCTCCAAGGACTGGCCCCGCCCCTTCTCTGCCTCAAGCTCCGCCCCCAGAGCTTTGCTCCGTCCCCTTTCTGCCTCAAGCTCCGCCCCCAGGGCTTTGCTCCGCCCTCTTTCGGCTTCAAGCTCCGCCTCCAAGGCTTGGCCCCGCCTCTTCTCGGCCTCAAGCTCCGCCCCCAGGGACCTGTGAAGGGGACTGGGGtaactgggatgggactgggagggaactgggagcactgggagggtactgggaggtaactgggagcactggggggttactgggaggtaactgggagcactgggagattactgggagggaactgggagcactggaaggttactgggagcactgggacgTTACTGGGAGATAACTGGGAAGATACTGGGAGgcaactgggagcactgggaggatACTGGGAGCACTGAGGGGTAAGTGAGAGGTAACTGGGAGGTAACTGGGAGGTTACTGGGAGCCCTAAAGGGGTAACTGGGAGgtaactgggagcactggaagGTTACTGGGAGgtaactgggagcactggggggttactgggaggtaactgggaggtaactgggaggtaactgggagcactgggaggttactgggaggttactgggaggtaactgggagcactgggagcccTTACCTGGGGCAGAGCACGAAGTGGGAGGGGGGGACGAGACCCCCCAGACTGGGAGGGGGCAACTGGTTAAACTGGGACTTACTGGGAGGGGGTAACTGGTTAaactgggagttactgggaggGGGCAACTGGGTGaactgggagttactgggaggGGATAACTGGGAGTTACTGAGAGGGGGTAACTGGGTGaactgggagttactgggagaGGGCAACTGGGTGaactgggagttactgggaggGGATAACTGGGAGTTACTGAGAGGGGGTAACTGGGTGaactgggagttactgggagaGGGCAACTGGGTGaactgggagttactgggaggAGGCAACTGGGTGaactgggagttactgggaggGGCCAACTGGTTAaactgggagttactgggaggGGCCAACTGGGTGaactgggagttactgggagcactgggagggccCCGGGGGTCCGGGCGGTGCTGGGCCATCGTCACCTGAGGGGGGGGAAATTCCCAGTAAGaaccagtatggaccagtacagaccagtataCCCCGTCCCCAGTCCCAGTAACCCTGTTCCTgtcccagtaactcccagtaagTCCCAGTAACTCCTATACCCCATCCCAGTAAGGCCCAGTAAGCCCTgtcccagtaactcccagtaacCCCTATAACCTgccccagtaactcccagtaactcccagtaactCCTATACCCTGtcccagtaacccccagtaACCCCAATCCCcactcccagtaactcccagtacccccatccccactcccagtaactcccagtaacCCCAATCCCcactcccagtaactcccagtatcccccagtaacccccatccccactcccagtaactcccagtaacCCCAATCCCCGTtcccagtaacccccagtaACCTCCATCCCCCatcccagtaactcccagtaacCCCAATCCCcactcccagtaactcccagtaaccccatcccccatcccagtaactcccagtaacCCCAATCCAgactcccagtaactcccagtaactccatccccactcccagtaactcccagtaacCCCAATCCCcactcccagtaactcccagtaactcccagtacCCCTTTTCCACAGTCCCAGTAACCCCAATCCCCACTCCCAGTAAGTCCCAGTAcccccatccccactcccagtaactcccagtaacccccatccctgctcccagtaacccccagtaACCTCCATCCCGCatcccagtaacccccagtaACCTCCATCCCCCatcccagtaactcccagtaacCCCATCATCaatcccagttgctcccagtaaCCCCAATCCCCACTCCCAGTAACCCTAATCCCCAGTCCCAGTAcctcccagtaactcccagttCCCTCTCCCCAcgttcccagtccctcccagttaCCTCCCAGTTAGTCCCAGTTCCCCCTCCCAAcactcccagtaactcccagtccctcccagttaATCCCagttccccctccccaccttcccagttccccccagtccctcccagttaCTCCCAGTTCCCCCTCCCCAcgttcccagtccctcccagttccacccagtccctcccagttaATCCCAGTTCCCCTCTCCACGCTCACAGTCcctcccagttgctcccagtcactcccagttaCCTCCCAGTTAATATCAGTTCCCCTCCCAACACTCCCAGTTACCTCCCAGTCGCTCCCAGTTGTTCCCAGTTACCTCCCAGTCGCTCCCGCGCGGTGCACGCCGGGAAGGCGCCTCTCCCGCCGCTCTCCCGCGCGCGCGGCGCAGCCAATCAGCGCCCGGGAGCCTGCCAAAGCCCCGCCCCTCCCCAGAGCTCTGACCAATCAGAGGCGGCGCTGCCCAAGTCCCGCCTCCCCGCCAGCCAATGGGAGGCCGCGACTGGGGGGCAGAGGGCGGTGCCAAGAGTGAGGGGATGGTCCCGCCCCCTCGGTGGGGATGGACCAATCAGAGCTCTGGGGCGGGGCCTGGAGGGGTGAGGAGGGGTCCTGGAAGGGTAAATGAGGGTCCCCGAAGCCCCCCCGACCCTCCCAGGTGGGTCCCGTTGTCCCCAGGGGGGTTCCCggtgaccccaaaccccccgaACGACACCCCAGAGGCGCCGCCCCCCTCATCCCGTCCCACTTTGTCACTGGTTCTCCTCAATCCCGCCGCGAAAACGCTTttatttcacacatttttacCCTTTTTGCCCGTTTTGCCGCGCGGGGCGCCCGTTGCCGTGGCAACCGCCCAGGCCCGTCCCTACGGCAACGCTTgtcccgcccccgccgcgccgccaTTGGCTGGTGCGCTGCGGTTCTCGAGCGCTGATTGGCTGAGGTGACAGCGGGCGGCTCCAGGACCCAGCGGGGCTCGTTGTCATGGCGACCAGGCCCGCGCGCTCCCATGGCAACGCTTgtcccgcccccgccgcgctgcCATTGGCTGGTGCGCTGCGCTGCGCGGGCGCTGATTGGCTGAACTGGGAACTGAGGCCAAACCAGTAACGGGGCTGAACTGGGaactggggggaactgggagagaTGCCAAACCAGTAACGGGGCTGAACTGGGaactggggggaactgggagtgATCCCAAACCAGTAACGGGGCTGAACTGGGaactggggggaactgggagtgATCCCAAACCAGTAACGGGGCTGAACTGGGaactggggggaactgggagcgACCCCAAACCAGTACAGAGACTGAACTGGGACCAGAGCATTAAACTGGGATCAGACCCTTAAACTGGGACCAGAGCCCTGAACTGGGACCAGAGCCCCAAACTGGTCCCAGAGCCTCGAACTGGTCCCAGAGCCCTGAACTGGGACCAGAGCCTTAAACTGGGACCAGAGCCCCGAACTGGGACCAGAGCCTTAAACTGGGACCAGAGCCCCGAACTGGGACCAGAGCCTTAAACTGGGACCAGAGCCTTAAACTGGGACCAGAGCCTTAAACTGGGACCAGAGCCTTAAACTGGGACCAGAGCATTAAACTGGGACCAGAGCCTTAAACTGGGACCAGAGCCCCAAACTGGGACCAGAGCCCCGAACTGGTCCTAGAGCCCTGAACTGGTCCCAGATCCTTTAAACTGGTCCCAGAGCCTTAAACTGGGACCAGAGCCCTGAACTGGGACCAGAACCTTAAACTGGGATCAGAGCCCTGAACTGGGACCAGAGCATTAAACTGGTCCCAGAGCCTTAAACTGGTCCCAGATCAATCAACAGGTCCCAGAACCTTAAACTGGTCCCAGAACCTTAAACTGGTCCCAGAGCCTTAAACTGGGACCAGAGCCCTGAACTGGGACCAGAGCCTTAAACTTGTCCCAGAGCCTTAAACTGGTCCCAGAACCTTAAACTGGTCCCAGAGCCCTGAACTGGGACCAGAGCCCCAAAGTGAGACCAGAACCCTGAACTGGGACCAGGTCCTTAAACTGGTCCTAGAGCCCCAAACTGGTCTCAGAGCCCTGAACTGGTCCCAGTGCCCCAcactggtccatactggtccatactggtctCAATCCCAGTCCCAGCACCCCCCCGGCCACCGCGCCACCGCCGGGCAGAGCCAAACCGGTCCCAGTGCCCCAcactggtccatactggtccGTACTGGTCTCAATCCCAGTCCCAGCAGCCCCTTGGCCATTGTGCCACTGCCGGGCTGGGTTGAACTGGGACCAGAGCCCTGAACTGGGACCAGAGCATTAAACTGGTCCCAGAGCCTTAAACTGGTTCCAGATCCTTTAAACTGGTCCCAGAGCCTTAAACTGGTTCCAGATCCTTTAAACTGGTCCCAGAGCCTTAAACTGGTTCCAGATCCTTTAAACTGGTCCCAGAGCCTTAAACTGGTCCCAGAGCCTTAAACTGGTTCCAGATCCTTTAAACTGGTCCCAGAGCCTTAAACTGGTCCCAGAGCCTTAAACTGGTTCCAGATCCTTTAAACTGGTCCCAGAGCCTTAAACTGGTTCCAGATCCTTTAAACTGGTCCCAGAGCCCCGAACTGGGACCAGAGCCTTAAACTGGGACCAGAGCCTTAAACTGGGACCAGATCCTTTAAACTGGTCCCAGAGCCTTAAACTGGGACCAGAGCCCCAAACTGGGACCAGAGCCCTGAACTGGGACCAGAACCTCAAAGTGAGACCAGAACCCTGAACTGGGACCAGAGGCTTAAACTGGTCCCAGAGCCCTGAACTGGTCCCAGTGCCCCACATTGGTCCATACTGGGCTCAATCCCAGTCCCAGCACCCCCCCGGCCACCGCGCCACCGCCGGGCAGAGCGGGCGGTGCCGAACCGGTCCCAGTGCCCCACACTGGTCCGTACTGGTCCGTACTGGAATCAATCCCAGTCCCAGTACCCCCCCGGCCACCGTGAGGCCGCCGGGCTGGGTTGAACTGGGACCAGAGTCCTGAACTGGTCCCAGGTCCTTAAATTGGTCCTAGAGCCCTGAACCGGGACCAGAGCATTAAATTGGTCCCAGTGCCCCAcactggtccatactggtccGTACTGGGCTcagtcccagtcccagcacCCCCCCGGCCACCGCACCACCACCAGGCAGAGCGGGCGGTGCCAAACCGGTCCCAGTGCCCCAcactggtccatactggtctCAATCCCAGTCCCAGCACCCCCCCGGCCACCGCGCGGCCGCCGGGCAGAGGGGGCGGTGCCGAACCAGTCCCAGTGCCCCATACTGGTCCGTACTGGTCTCAATCCCAGTCCCAGCACCCCCCCGGCCACCGCACCACCACCAGGCAGAGCGGGCGGTGCCAAACCGGTCCCAGTGCCCCACACTGGTCCGTACTGGTCTCAATCCCAGTCCCAGCACCCCCCCGGCCACCGCGCGGCCGCCGGGCAGAGGGGGCGGTGCTTGGCGAGGCCGGAGCGGAGGCGGAACCTCCTGCCGCAGCCCTGGCAGGCGCCGCGGGCGCCGTCGTGGGTCTTCATGTGCTCGGTGAGGTGGTGCTTGAGCTTGAAGCGCTTGTGGCAGGCGCCGCAGGCGAAGGGCCGCAGGCTCAGCGTCAGCAGGATGTGCCGGTCGCGCTTGGGCCGGACGGCGAAGCGCTTCCCGCAGGCGCAGCCGAAGCGCTTCCCGTCGGCCGGCGCCGGGCCCAGCTTCACCGGGGCGTGGAGGCCGCGGCCGCGCCCCGGCAGCTCGTTGCCGTGCAGGTCCACCGGCTTCCAGCCGCcgggctgctggaggagggcgGCGCCCAACCGGTTGGGTTGGCCGACGGCGGCGGCGTCAACGGCGGCGTCGGGCGGCTCTTGCTTGACGGACGAGACGTCGGGTGGGTCTTCCTCGTCCTCCTCGTCCTCCTTGACGCGGATCTGCAGGATCTCCCCGGCGGGGGCCGGCGGCGGAGAAGGCGCCTTgtcctcctcgtcctcctccaCGCGGAGCCGGGGGAGATCCTCCGTGGCCGCCGGGTTGGCAGCAGGGGTGGCccatgaggaggaggaggaggaggaggaagggccGTGGGAGGCGTGGGTGGAGGCGTCTCCGTCGTGGATGATCCCAACTCTGTCGTGGACGATCCCAACTCCATCATGGACCATCCCAACTCCATCATGGACCATCCCAACTCCATCATGGATGATCCCAACTCCATCGTGGACGATCACAACTCCATCATGGGCAGTCCCATCTCCACCATGGATGGTCCCATCTCCACCGTGGATGGTCCCATCTCCATCGTGGACAATCCTATCTCCATCATGGACGATCCCAACTCCGCCATGGACGGTCCCATCTCCGTCGTGGACAATCCCATCGCCACCACAGACGATCCCAACTCCACCGTGGACGGTCCCGTTTCCGTCAAGGATGGTCCCATTATCACCATGGGTGGACCCAACTCTACCGTGGACagacccaacaccaccatggATGGACCCAACACCACCGTGGGTGCTCCCGTCCCCACCACGGATGGTccacgaggaggaggaggaggaggaggaagaggaggacgGTCCTTCACCGCCGCGCTTGACACGAGAAGCTCCCTCGCGGCCCCGGCCGACGCGCGGCGACACGTCCCGGCCGCGGACGGTCCACGAGGACACCGAGGAAGCCCCGTCCCCACCACGGCTGACACCGGAAGACTCCTCAAGAAGACAGATTGACCCATCAAGAGCGTGGGAGGAGGCGCCTCCACTGGGGGCGGTCCATGACCAGGAAGACCCTTCGTGGCCGCGGTTGACGCGCGACGATGACGACAAAGACCCTTCGTGACCGTGGATGGTCCGTGATGGCGACGATGACCAGGAAGACCCTTCATGGCCACGGTTGACATACGATGACGATGAAGAACCTTCATGGCCACGGCTGACGTGTGATGATGACAGCGAAGACTTCTCATGACCGTGGACGGTCTGTGACGGCGACGATGACCAGGAAGACCCTTCATGGCCACGGCTGACGCGCGACGATGACGATGGCAACAAAGACCCTTTGTGGCCACGGTTGACGCGCGACGACGCCGACGAAGACCCTTCGTGACCGTGGACGGTCCGCGACGGCGACGACGACGAAGACCCTTCACGCCCACGGGCGGTCCCCTCCCCGCCGCGGCCGCTCCACGGCAGCGAAGCCCCCCCGCCCTCCACCTGGCGCAGGATCTGGGAGCAGCGGTCCACCACGTGCCACATCTGGAGCCCGCTGGCCACCAACAGGTGCCCCGGCAGCGCCTCCGCGGCCACCGTCAGGCGGCCGCAGTAgatgagctgcaggagcccctCGAAGGCGCCGGCGTCGATGGCGGGGGGCAGCGCCAGCCGCCCCCcgtcctgcagcagcagcttgtcGTGGAAGAAGGGCGAGGCGGCCGCCAGGACGCTCTTGTGGGCGGGGAAGACGCGGCCGCCCACGTGGACGGAGACGTCGCAGAACTTCCCCTCCAGGCGCAGGCGGTTGAGCGAGTCCAGCAGCGCGGCCGCGTGCCGCGGGAACGAGATCTGCACCCGGCCCGGCCCCATCGCCCTGCGGGGACGCGCCCGTCACCAGCTGCCCCCTTGGGTGCCCGGGTGACCCTTTGGGTGCCCAGTTGACTCTCTGTTGCCCAGTTGACCCTTTGGGTGCCCAGTTGACCCTTTGGGTGCCCGGTTGACCCTTTGGGTGCCCAGTTGACTCTTTGGTGCCCAGTTGACCCTTTGGGTGCCCAGTTGATCCCTCTGGTGCCCATTTGCCCCCTTGGTTGATCCCTGAATTGACCTGGGGGTTCTTGGGTTGACCAGTTGACCCTTTGGTGCCCACTTGCCCCCTTGGGTGCCCAGTTGCCCCCTCGGGTGCCCAGTTGATCCCTGGATTGACCTCTTGACTCCTGGGTTGACCAGTTGAATCTTTGGTGCCCAGTTGACCCCTTGGGTGCCCAGCTGACCCTTGGGTTGACCAGTTGATCCTTTTCGTGCCCAGTTGACCCTTTGGGTGCCCAGTTGATCCCTTTGGTGCCCAGTTGACCCTTTGGGTGCTCAGTTGACCCTTTGGGTGCCCAGTTGACCCTTTGGTGCCCAGTTGACCCTTTGGTGCCCAGTTGACCCCTCTGGTGCCCAGTTGACCCTTTGGGTGCCCGGTTGACCCTTTGGGTTGACCAGTTGACCCTTTGGGTGCCCAGTTGACCCTTTGGGTGCCCAGTTGACTCTTTGGGTGCCCAGTTGACCCTTTGGGTGCCCAGTTGACTCTTTGGTGCCCAGTTGACTCTTTGGTGCCCAGTTGACTCTTTGGTGCCCAGTTGACCCTTTGGGTGCCCAGTTGATCCCTTTGGTGCCCAGTTGACTCTTTGGGTGCCCAGTTGACCCTTTGGGTGCCCAGTTGACTCTTTGGGTGCCCAGTTGACTCTTTGGTGCCCAGTTGACCCTTTGGGTGCCCAGTTGACTCTTTGGTGCCCAGTTGACTCTTTGGGTGCCCAGTTGACTCTTTGGGTGCCCAGTTGACCCTTGGGTTCCCACCT
Proteins encoded in this window:
- the LOC116781430 gene encoding zinc finger and BTB domain-containing protein 9-like isoform X5 → MGPGRVQISFPRHAAALLDSLNRLRLEGKFCDVSVHVGGRVFPAHKSVLAAASPFFHDKLLLQDGGRLALPPAIDAGAFEGLLQLIYCGRLTVAAEALPGHLLVASGLQMWHVVDRCSQILRQVEGGGASLPWSGRGGEGTARGREGSSSSSPSRTVHGHEGSSSASSRVNRGHKGSLLPSSSSRVSRGHEGSSWSSSPSQTVHGHEKSSLSSSHVSRGHEGSSSSSYVNRGHEGSSWSSSPSRTIHGHEGSLSSSSRVNRGHEGSSWSWTAPSGGASSHALDGSICLLEESSGVSRGGDGASSVSSWTVRGRDVSPRVGRGREGASRVKRGGEGPSSSSSSSSSSSWTIRGGDGSTHGGVGSIHGGVGSVHGRVGSTHGDNGTILDGNGTVHGGVGIVCGGDGIVHDGVGIIHDGVGMVHDGVGMVHDGVGIVHDRVGIIHDGDASTHASHGPSSSSSSSSWATPAANPAATEDLPRLRVEEDEEDKAPSPPPAPAGEILQIRVKEDEEDEEDPPDVSSVKQEPPDAAVDAAAVGQPNRLGAALLQQPGGWKPVDLHGNELPGRGRGLHAPVKLGPAPADGKRFGCACGKRFAVRPKRDRHILLTLSLRPFACGACHKRFKLKHHLTEHMKTHDGARGACQGCGRRFRLRSGLAKHRPLCPAAARWPGGCWDWD